A window of Sphingobacterium sp. SRCM116780 contains these coding sequences:
- the metQ gene encoding methionine ABC transporter substrate-binding lipoprotein MetQ produces the protein MGLNSKTFMIALSLFGLIACNGKKTDSKVLKVGIVAGPEREIAETAKKVAKEKFNLDVELVSFSDYVVPNEALNQGDIDINAFQHLPYLQEQSRQRGYQLAAVANTFVFPIVAYSKKIKSIDQLLSGATIVIPNDPTNGGRSLLLLQKEGLIKLKADVGLLPKVTDIIENPRNLKIMELEAPQLPRVLDDKEVTIAIINNTFAAQAGLNPETEGLFSEDKESPYVNLIVSREDNKNDERIKQFIEAYQSKEVEATAKKVFKGGAIKGW, from the coding sequence ATGGGATTAAATTCAAAAACTTTCATGATAGCTTTAAGCTTATTTGGCTTAATAGCTTGTAATGGTAAAAAAACAGACTCAAAAGTCCTAAAAGTAGGTATTGTAGCAGGACCTGAGCGAGAAATTGCTGAAACAGCCAAGAAGGTGGCAAAAGAGAAGTTCAACCTCGATGTTGAATTGGTTTCATTTAGTGACTATGTGGTCCCTAATGAAGCATTAAACCAAGGTGACATCGATATCAATGCCTTCCAGCATCTTCCTTATCTGCAAGAACAATCTAGACAACGTGGATACCAATTGGCCGCCGTGGCGAATACTTTTGTATTTCCTATTGTCGCCTATTCAAAAAAAATAAAATCGATTGACCAGTTGCTATCTGGCGCCACTATTGTCATTCCAAATGATCCAACCAATGGAGGTCGATCGCTATTGTTACTTCAAAAAGAAGGGTTAATAAAATTGAAAGCTGATGTTGGGCTTCTACCTAAAGTAACCGATATCATCGAAAATCCTAGAAATTTAAAAATAATGGAGTTAGAAGCTCCACAATTGCCTCGGGTTTTAGATGATAAAGAAGTTACAATTGCTATTATCAACAATACTTTTGCTGCTCAGGCGGGCTTAAATCCTGAGACAGAAGGATTATTCTCTGAAGATAAAGAGTCTCCTTACGTCAATTTAATTGTATCGAGAGAAGACAATAAAAATGATGAACGTATTAAACAATTCATAGAAGCGTATCAATCAAAAGAGGTAGAAGCAACTGCAAAAAAAGTATTTAAAGGAGGAGCTATCAAAGGTTGGTAA
- a CDS encoding MFS transporter, translated as MLSKSLQKTTSDYRLQIASYVILTFYGYFTIGLSLAVLPIFIHETLGYNTIIAGAIIGSQYIMTFFMRAYAGTIVDKKGPKPAVIVSMICFIITGLLLWTAFSTTSTPFISLSLLALSRLIAGCGEGMVGASPINWAILRLGDRHTSTAISYNGIANYSSMAIAAPLGVILAQHVGNWSIAIFTIFVGIIGLISTLSKEALYAISTEARKPFFSVLKSVSPFGIGLALAGIGFGTISTFITLYYNYKGWDNAAICITCFSVMFVLGRFILTNSIDKIGGVKIALYCMLIESLGLLLISFSPSPLVTTIGAAITGLGFSMVFPALGVEAVKHTSAANKGAALGAYGLFIDISLGVAGPIVGLVAKQFGMNFIFPFSVTLVLAGIVVCILLIKKSKKNVFNKESQYSSLS; from the coding sequence ATGTTATCCAAATCATTGCAAAAAACTACTTCAGATTACCGCCTTCAAATTGCTAGCTATGTTATTTTAACTTTCTATGGATATTTCACAATAGGTTTATCTCTAGCTGTTTTACCCATCTTTATACACGAAACATTAGGTTACAATACCATCATCGCTGGAGCAATTATTGGGTCACAGTATATAATGACTTTTTTTATGCGCGCTTATGCAGGAACTATCGTTGATAAAAAAGGTCCTAAACCTGCTGTTATTGTGAGTATGATTTGCTTTATAATAACAGGCTTACTTTTATGGACAGCTTTTTCAACGACCTCAACTCCATTCATCTCCCTTAGTTTACTGGCATTATCACGGTTAATTGCAGGTTGTGGTGAAGGTATGGTAGGTGCTAGTCCTATCAATTGGGCTATATTACGCTTGGGGGATCGACATACCAGTACAGCAATTTCTTATAATGGGATAGCAAACTACAGTTCGATGGCTATAGCTGCTCCTTTAGGTGTTATTTTAGCACAGCATGTGGGCAATTGGAGTATAGCAATCTTTACCATCTTCGTCGGAATAATCGGACTTATTTCAACCCTTAGTAAAGAAGCATTGTATGCGATATCAACAGAAGCAAGAAAACCTTTTTTTTCGGTTCTAAAATCTGTTTCACCTTTTGGAATTGGATTGGCCTTGGCTGGTATTGGATTTGGTACGATATCCACTTTCATAACACTTTATTACAATTATAAAGGCTGGGACAATGCTGCTATTTGCATCACTTGTTTTAGTGTTATGTTTGTTTTAGGGAGATTTATTTTGACAAATAGTATCGATAAAATTGGTGGGGTCAAAATAGCGTTATATTGCATGTTGATTGAAAGCTTAGGTCTATTGCTGATCAGCTTCTCACCTTCTCCTTTGGTTACAACTATCGGTGCAGCCATAACTGGTCTGGGGTTTTCCATGGTATTTCCTGCACTAGGTGTCGAAGCTGTTAAACATACATCAGCTGCTAACAAAGGAGCTGCACTAGGTGCTTATGGTTTATTTATTGATATTTCTTTAGGTGTTGCTGGACCAATCGTTGGTTTAGTTGCCAAACAATTTGGTATGAATTTCATATTTCCTTTTAGCGTAACTTTGGTCTTGGCAGGCATTGTCGTTTGTATACTCTTGATAAAAAAATCTAAGAAAAACGTTTTTAATAAAGAAAGTCAGTATTCATCTTTAAGTTAA